One window of Nicotiana tomentosiformis chromosome 11, ASM39032v3, whole genome shotgun sequence genomic DNA carries:
- the LOC104091122 gene encoding osmotin-like protein, with protein sequence MASSSTKTLLSLSLFLTLCALSQATYSGLILTLVNNCPYTIWPAIQPNAGHPVLERGGFALHTLTHRSFAAPTTHWSGRIWARTGCSYAHGKFNCATGDCGGRIECDGLGGATPATLAQFVLHHGHADFSSYGVSLVDGFNIPLTVTPHEGKGQCPVVGCRAEILQTCPAVLQLRSHGGHGPVVGCKSGCEAFKTDELCCRNHFNSPQTCKGSSYSEFFKHACPATFTYAHDSPSLMHECSSPRELKVIFCH encoded by the exons ATGGCTTCTTCATCTACAAAAACTTTACTTTCACTCTCTCTCTTTTTAACCCTTTGTGCTCTCTCTCAAGCCACTTACTCTGGTTTAATTCTAACCCTAGTTAACAACTGTCCTTACACTATCTGGCCAGCCATTCAACCAAATGCCGGACACCCAGTTCTCGAACGCGGCGGCTTTGCACTTCACACACTCACACACCGCTCTTTTGCTGCACCGACTACCCATTGGTCCGGTAGAATCTGGGCTAGAACTGGCTGTAGTTACGCTCACGGTAAGTTCAACTGCGCCACCGGCGACTGTGGGGGCCGTATAGAGTGTGATGGACTTGGTGGGGCCACCCCTGCCACGTTGGCACAGTTTGTTCTACACCATGGACATGCTGATTTCTCGTCTTATGGTGTTAGCCTTGTCGATGGTTTCAATATTCCTCTAACTGTAACTCCACACGAAG GTAAAGGACAGTGTCCAGTGGTTGGGTGCAGGGCTGAAATTTTGCAAACTTGTCCAGCAGTTTTGCAGTTAAGGTCACATGGTGGACATGGACCAGTTGTTGGGTGTAAGAGTGGGTGTGAGGCATTTAAAACTGATGAACTCTGTTGTAGGAATCATTTTAATAGTCCACAGACTTGTAAGGGTTCGAGTTATTCAGAGTTTTTTAAGCATGCTTGTCCTGCTACTTTTACTTATGCTCATGATAGCCCTTCACTTATGCATGAGTGCTCGTCTCCGCGTGAGCTTAAGGTTATTTTCTGTCACTAA